The following are encoded together in the Gordonia insulae genome:
- the cysT gene encoding sulfate ABC transporter permease subunit CysT, protein MSTQTVDHPNPPGGFLGRSRTFSGVSPLGVGVAWLWLSVIVLLPLAAITVQAFTDGWGGFWDAVSDPNALDALWITVLVSVVVALINVVFGTLIAWVLVRDEFPGKGFVNAIIDLPFALPTIVASLVLLSLYGPNSPIDIQLNATKPALVIALTFVTLPFVVRQVQPVLIELDTDVEEAAAVLGASNWVTWTKIVLPALLPAILTGAGLAFTRAIGEFGSVVLIGGNIPGDTQVASQYIQQQIEIDEPVNAAAVSVMLLLIAFVALLILRVVGRRQSVREGQDR, encoded by the coding sequence ATGAGCACGCAGACGGTGGATCATCCGAACCCGCCCGGGGGATTCCTCGGCAGGTCACGGACATTCAGCGGTGTGTCGCCGCTCGGGGTCGGGGTGGCCTGGTTGTGGCTGAGCGTGATCGTGCTGCTGCCGCTGGCCGCGATCACCGTCCAGGCCTTCACCGACGGCTGGGGTGGATTCTGGGATGCCGTCAGTGACCCGAATGCACTGGACGCACTGTGGATCACCGTGCTGGTGTCCGTCGTGGTCGCCTTGATCAATGTCGTGTTCGGCACGCTCATCGCCTGGGTCCTGGTCCGTGACGAGTTCCCCGGCAAGGGATTCGTCAATGCCATCATCGATCTGCCGTTCGCACTCCCGACCATCGTCGCCAGCCTCGTGCTGCTGTCGCTGTACGGACCCAACAGCCCGATCGACATCCAGCTCAACGCGACCAAACCCGCGCTGGTGATCGCGCTGACGTTCGTCACCCTTCCGTTCGTGGTACGTCAGGTCCAGCCGGTGCTCATCGAACTCGACACCGACGTCGAGGAGGCCGCGGCCGTGCTCGGGGCGAGCAACTGGGTGACCTGGACCAAGATCGTGTTGCCTGCGCTCCTGCCGGCGATCCTGACGGGTGCGGGACTGGCGTTCACCCGGGCCATCGGCGAGTTCGGCTCGGTCGTGCTCATCGGTGGAAACATTCCCGGCGACACCCAGGTCGCCTCCCAGTACATCCAGCAGCAGATCGAGATCGACGAACCGGTGAATGCCGCCGCGGTCTCGGTGATGTTGCTGCTCATCGCGTTTGTCGCGCTGCTCATCCTGCGGGTGGTCGGCCGACGTCAATCCGTGCGGGAAGGACAGGATCGATGA